Sequence from the Clupea harengus chromosome 20, Ch_v2.0.2, whole genome shotgun sequence genome:
GCTGAAGGCGTGTTGAGCTACAGCACGAGCAATATCCTGCGCCTGACGAATTACCAAATTTTCAGGCAACTATCTCTAGCTTTCAGACTAACTAAATTAACAGCAGACACAGATGACAGCTGTGTACTAGATGAATGGAACTGACTGGTCCATCTGACACACTGACTATTGAGTTTGTATCCCCCACCCCAAGGTCTATGATACCCTCTGTAGTAAAACACAGATCCAAAGCATCTTCCTCATGCCTATTGGTCCATGGAGTTCACAATGCAGCGGTGACTGAGACAGCCAATGACAGTGCGCCTTCAagctcaccccacacacaggtgaggataCAGCTCTTCTAATCCAAACACTCATCACCACGCCAGGGATTTGATGACAAGAACTTTGAGAGCGATCCCATTAAAATGAGACCATGTGTACGCTCTGACAAATCCTAGAATCACCTCAGCTCTGACAAAGTTGACTTGATTATTTAAATACTCATTTAGTAATTTGGCAGACGATTTTGCCCAAAGCtactaatttattttatttccaagtcagaccattttttttaaaaaaaagagacaactAATATTATGGTCCACCTTTGATACGCACGCTCAGATGTATATGCATATCAGAATGTTCTGCCATTATACAATTACACCATTCACATCGGTGGACAATGCAGACGCAATTAAATTACGTGTGACTGTGGTGCCCTCTTGAAGAAAATTGGTAACATTCTGTACGGCAGTAAAATTATATAATCTGATATTCagaaaataatataatttatcAGGGTAATATCTGTGACATTATAAGGACTTTGGTAATGCGGACTACATGACACATAGAAACTGCGATGCCACGCCAACTATCATCATCCACAACAGCGTGGAACGTTACTCGTGGGATGTTTGGCTATTCTATTGAGATGAGCATCACACACAGCTAAACGCCTTACTGACACAAAAGGATCAACCTAGCCGGAAATTATATAAGCAGATGTTTGCTAAACCCCTTGTAGATACTGGTGTAAAAATATGAACTATTTAAAACTGGAGAAAAACAAGATAATTATATGCTAGCCAGTGCGCTAACTGAAAGCAACGTTAACCTCTCCTGCCTGCCCGCTATTGTTAGCAGGCAAGCTAGCGGTTAAAATCTACCAAAAAGGGACATGACGAGAGAAGACAAAACCCGTTACATTTACCTGAATACAGATTAGGCTGGTAATGCGATTGTTGTACCAAGCTGACGTTATACCCGCTTATCTTGCTGGTTTAGTTACAGTCTTACCTTCAGCCCCGTCACACTCAAGTCGCCGTGATGTGTCTCAGCCAAtgtttttttacagtcattggtctCAGCCAACAAAACTGACCGACAGTAACCTCCCCGGCTCTCACCACTCAGAGGAAACACGGAAAATTGCGTCATCTGACTCCATATTTCTGAGCCAATAAGCTTTCACAACAAGACCCGACATTCACATGGTTTCCTTGTTCAACCTTTATGGGAGCCTGCCTGTCATTGTCAGCGGTAGACATACGTATTTCTAAGATTATGGTGCCAGTCCTTATATATCTGCTCTATATATTGCAATAGAATATTTGAATCTCCTCCAGAACCACCTGTTAAGGCAGAACATGTAGCTCATGATGTTATACACTACTTAGTAAACATTAGGACACAGAGACTTTGTAGGCCTCAAAGAACTTGTCAGTTACCtgaccatacacacatattgttCACTAGGTGGTTAACAAACATTACTGCTCATGATTATCTCACTTCTGCTACCTAGAAAATTGTATATAAAACTTCAGGGGATTTAAATTCAGAgtacattcaaccagaaaaatGTAAGAAGCTATGACAAATGACATTTGTTCAAAATGGCAGCTGTAAGGAACAGTGGAGTACAAGGCCAAATCTGGAACACTTAAAACTACAAAATGAAAACTGCTTGTGCTTGTTTGCTGGCAGAAAGATAAAGCAGTCGCTGTATATAGCTGCACAGGACCCGCGGGAAGGTGTAGCTCACACATGAGTGATGGAGCACAATTCTACTGTGCAGTAATGCCTTCCCCTGAAGGCATCAGCTACTGTCGTTTTCACATTTTCAGTCAGTTGCTTCGAAGACTCTGGTTGAGTGTTACCACAAGGTTTGAAGAATAAGTGAATTAATCATTCAGTTAGGGTAAGTGAATTAATCATTCAATAATTCTCATCAGCTGATATCAATTAAACTCATAACAAGCATGCTAACTACTGTGTATGCACATTGCTGTATTTTTCCACCAATAAAAATCAGcagtccattttttttattttttttttaaaccccaGCATTCTTCCTAGATATATCTCAACATGTTCCATTATACTCTTCATAGTATACATGAGGGAAATGGAATACTCTCAAACACTAGTGTTAGCATGGTAACATTAAATCAGTTTTGATGAATGTCTGTATGAAACATTGACTGGTTGATAGAAATGTGTATGTCATGTGCATTGTATGCTTTAGAGTGCCCTGAAGCATACTCTTAATTATTTGTGTCctccaaaataaacacacacatacttcatcTTCAACAATTACATGacagtattttattttttactggTTGTTACAGCAACTCTGAACAAAATCTTGAACAAAACCTACCATAAACTCTTAAATCAAATGTTAAGAATTGGGGCACTGTTAGAGCTTTAACACATAATGACTGAACTCCGCACACTCGATGTAGGCTTGGTCACTTCTTGCCCTCGACCATGATAATGTGATAGCCAAATTTCGTCTTGACAGGTGGATCTGTGTACACAGGTTTGTCCATTGTGCTAACTGCTAAGGCAAAGGCAGCCTCCTGGAACGGGCCCACCATCGATCCTCTTGTCATCCAGCCCAGGTCACCCTGCCATATGCAAAGTACGGTTGTTTACTGTTTTGCATGACATATTTGACACAGGCTGAGTACTGATGATAAATGACACATTTATCAGCAGTACCAACACTCAAATGGAATGGAACCCCATTAATGTAGTATTGTTAAGCCTTGCTCTGACAAGTAAAACAATATTACATGAGTTTATATGAATGTCTCCCGAGCTTTTATCCTAGAAAAGACTGCAAAATAACGCTGCACACCAATGAGTACACAATGAGGGCGCAGGCGTGGGAAAACACTCTGAAATGATATCTTCAATCCAAAACTGGTACACTGGCgagcacagaaagagacacagttTAATGGTGCagaattgagcaagttatgcaATAAACACACTGACGCAAAGCGTCACGGATGTTCCACATGCTTGTCAAGACACCTTGCACAGGTGTGCCATCTGCTGGAAAAGAATGGGTGTTGCAGCTGAGTTTCCAACAACAGTTACATCCTTCCTTGGGCTCAAGGGAAACAAATGTGTTACTTACCCCTTGTCTGGCTTTGTCTTCACTGTATTGTGTAGCAACTTCACTGAAGCGTACACCGGATTTCAATTTTTCCATAGCTTCCATACATTTTCCATGTTTTTCACAAAGAATATGACGGACCTGTCAAGGCAACCAATCCAAGTAAGTCCATTACAAAGATGAAATGACTACCAAGTGTTATAGAGCAGATCATAAAGTCCTCTAGCCACGTATGGCTTAGCTTCATGAATCTTAAAAAATAATCTGGCCATGACTGATGTCATGGACCTGCCTCACGTCTATGATAGTAGCTCTACCCAGCTACTGGGGACCCAAACCCCTCAGCAACCATCTCAGTCAATGACTAAACTAGCTAATGGGGACCCAAAACCCTCAGCAACCATCTCAGTCAATGACTAAACTAGGGCGTtttagtcacacacagacacagtactgCAAAGCACAACTGACCAATTCCCATTAATCTACGGAGGGCTAAAAGAACC
This genomic interval carries:
- the pin4 gene encoding peptidyl-prolyl cis-trans isomerase NIMA-interacting 4, whose translation is MPPKGKGGKGGKGGGGGGGASGSGDTEKKEKAQKGGTAVKVRHILCEKHGKCMEAMEKLKSGVRFSEVATQYSEDKARQGGDLGWMTRGSMVGPFQEAAFALAVSTMDKPVYTDPPVKTKFGYHIIMVEGKK